The Microvirga lotononidis region ATCGTTCAGTTCCACATTCTTGGTCAGGCTGTACGCCTTCTGCAGAAGCTCCTCGTTCAACCGGTAGACTTCGCTTCCGTACCTGAGTTCGACCTTCTCGCCCGGTCGGCTCGCGCCAATGGCGACATAGCCGGTGCTCCAGTCACTGGGCATTTCGCGGGCGTCGATCGCATTCTGTAGGCCCCCATCGACCGCAAAGCGTGCCCAGTGGGCCGATCCCAGGGTCCCATCGGCAGGATCAACACCGGCAATACCGGCAATCAGGAAGTAGGTCTGTGAGAGGTCAAAGCGGCCACTGTAGATCAGAGCCGAAACGGAACTGGCCGCATTGGCATAGCCCATGCTGGTGGTCATCAGGCACAGACCGGCGTCAGTGCACGACACCTCGGGAAAGGCCTTGGACAGGCCAGGAACCGCTACTTTCCGGGTGAATCGCTCATTATCCAGCCAGGGCTTGGCCTCACCGGCAAACATGGTAATCACCATGACCTTGGGGCTGATGTGCTGCGGGGCTTCCTGTGCGGAAAGAGCCAGCGGGAGGCTCGCGGCCACAACGCCCAGAAGACCGGCTCCAAATTGACGTAACATCATCAGCTCCTCAAGTCTGCAATCGCAATTTCTCCCCAGCAGCCAGACGGCTATTGGGGTGTCGGCTGGGTTCGGTCTAGCAAACCCAGCCGGATCAGGGCTATCGGAATGTTCGATCTCTAGTGCTTGTCATGCAGGCAGAGGGCTCGTTGAGATCGCAAGTTTGGTCATCGAGTAGACATCTCAGCCAAGCTTCGATAGGTGGTTTAGGCTTGGATGTTGCTGATCGCCCGTAGCACGAGGCCAACGCTTGCCGGGTCGAAGCCCTCCTGGCGGATCACCCGATAGTGCGGCCAAGGTTCTAACTAGGCTCTGCGCACCATCCGCAGCATACTCTTCATGCCACTGGCACTGCCTCGCGGATCGAGCTGGAGCGCCTGCCGAAGTAATCAGCCGGCGCCTAAGGTGCGCCAGCTGGTGCTGCACTTCATCAGGGTGATGATGGGCCGTTCCTCACACCTACTGGGCTGGCCCACCAATCGATAAGCGCTTGCTGCCCCAATGCTCTTGAACCCGTAGGGAAGAGGACAGCACGATGCCAGTTGCCGCGGGGAGCGCCGGGCGCAGGGGAGAGCAGGGGTCTGATCCTCGTGGCCAGCGGATCCTGGCAGAGCGCGGGTTGCACTATCCATGATCTCGCCAGTTCCCGCGAACTCGTGAGTTTCCAAACTCAGCGGTGGGTGCATAAATGAGCTGGTCGATCCGGTTGCGAGGACATGATGCACCTCGACAAGCCGTTCCGGTCCTTAGCCCTGGCCAGCCTTGCCACCGCTGGTTTGGTCCCACAGTGCCTTGGCCAAATTGTTCACGCCGCACCCGGAGCCCGCGTGGCGGTGTTCGCCCGTGTGCCGGCTGCCCGCGCCATGGCTGTTTGCGGCGATGCGCTCTACGTCGGCACCAAAGGGGGGATGTCACATTAACTGAGTATAGCCGTTGGGCTGACCAACAAGGTTGGTTTTTGCACAACCCAAGTCATTGATTCTCCTTACTACGAGATTTTTCCTCGATGAGTACAGGGTAGTATTCGCCGTTAATGTGACATCTCCTTACGAGATCGATTTCTCGTTTCTTTCTCCACTGACGTGTTCCGCCAAAAAATCGATGAACGCGCGGATGCGAGCCGCAAGATGGTCGTGTCCGACAAAAACCGCATGAATCAATTCGATGTCTTCGGGATTGTAATTCTCAAGCACGGGGATGAGCACACCTGCGTCGATATCCGGTTGGACATGGAACTGGCCGACCCGTCCGAGCCCGCTGCCGGCAAGACAGAGGCGGCGCATGATCATGCCGCTGTTGACCGACGTATTGCCCGAAACAGGCAGACGATAGACCTCGGATGATCCCGGGTCGCGGAACGGCCACTCATTGAGGCTACGCCGGAAGTTGAAGCTGAAGCAGTTGTGATCCGCAAGATCCTGTGGCGTTTTCGGGACGCCATGCGTTTTGAGGTAGGCAGGAGAGGCGACGATCACGCGCCGGCTCTCCAACAATTTCCTCGCCTTGAGTGCCGAGTCACTCATCGGGCCCGAGCGTATGGCGATATCCGTACGCTCCTCGATCAGCCCGATGACGCCGTCTGTTAGCGAGACGTCGAGCTGAACGTCGGGATAGAGATCCAGAAACGCTGGAATGAGCGGCAGCAGGTATCGCTCACCGAACCCCACCGACGCGTTGACCCGAAGAAGCCCGCGCGGAACCATCCTGCCGCCGCCAGCGACGATCTGCTCGGTCTCGGCAATCTCCGCCAGAATGCGCTGCGCCCGTGCAAGATAGATCTCACCTTCCGGGGTGAGCTTCATCGCCCGGGTGGAACGCACCATAAGACGGGTGCCGAGCCGGTCCTCGATCCGGGTCACGAGCTTGCTGACCGCTGACGGTGAGAGTTTCAACCGCCGTCCCGCGGCGGAAAAGCTCTGCAATTCCGCCGTCGCTACAAACACTTCCATTTCCCCAGCGCGATTGTCCACGTCGAAATAACCTATGAATTGAGTTCAAAGGTATTTTTTCAATACTCTGGATTATCCCGCAAGTCCTCATCCGCCATATTGCGGCGCAGCAATCCATCAACCGACAGCGTTGCTGTCTCAGCCCCCTCACACGGACGGTGAGGCGGAGAGGAAGTTGTCATGCCCTTAGCCATCTTTGCCTTAACGATCGCGGCTTACGCGATCGGGACCACCGAATTCGTGATTGTCGGGCTTCTTCCGACGGTTGCGAGCGATCTCAGCATCACCCTGCCGCTCGCCGGGCTGATCGTCAGCGTCTATGCGCTCGGCGTCACCTTTGGCGCGCCGGTCCTCACCGCGCTCACCGGCAAGATCGAAAGAAAGCCTTTGCTGCTTGGCCTGATGGCCCTGTTCATCGTCGGCAACACGATTGCAGCACTGTCACCGAGCTATGAGCTGCTGCTCGTCGCCCGTGTGCTCGCAGCCTTTGCCCACGGCGTCTTCTTCTCGGTCGGCTCGACCATCGCCGCCGATCTGGTGCCGGAAAACCGCCGTGCCTCGGCCATCGCCATGATGTTCATGGGCCTGACGGTTGCCATCGTCACCGGTGTTCCCCTCGGCACCTATATCGGCCAGATCCTCGGCTGGCGTGCGACCTTCTGGGCCGTGGCTGCCCTCGGCGTCGTCGCATTCCTCGCCATCGCCGTGCTTCTGCCGAACAACCTGAAGAAAGCGCCGCCGGCAAGCCTGCTCGATCAGGTCCGCGTTCTCGGCTCCGGCCGCCTGCTGATCGTGTTCGCGATGACGGCGCTTGGTTACGGCGGCACTTTCGTCGCCTTCACCTTCCTGGCGCCGATCCTACAGGAAATCACCGGCTTCTCCGAGCAGAGCGTCAGCTTAATCCTCGTGCTCTATGGCGTCGCGATCGCCATCGGCAACATCGCCGGCGGCCGGATCGCAAACAACAACCCGGTCAAGGCGCTGATCGGCCTGTTCATCCTACAGGCGATCGTACTGGTCATCCTGACCTTCACCGCTGTCTCGCCGATCCTGGCGATCGTTACCCTCGCGGCGCTCGGTTTCCTCCAGTTCGGCAACGTGCCGGGTCTGCAGCTCTATGTCGTGAAGCTCGCCAAGGAGCACCGTCCCGGCGCCGTCGATGTTGCCTCGGCGCTCAATATCGCCGCCTTCAATCTCGGCATCGCCATCGGCGCCTGGCTTGGCGGTCTGGTCGTCGAATCGCCGCTCGGTCTCGGAGCAACCCCCTGGGTCGGCGCCATCCTCGTCACCGTCGCCCTGCTTCTGACCATCTGGAGCGGCGCGCTCGACCGCCGCTCGGCCCCGGCTCTCAAGACGGCCTGATCCCGACAGGCCCGGCGCAAAACGCCGGGCCTCTCCCGCCCAGTCTAATCCGGAGAATTCTGATGTCCCCTTCAAACACAGGACGTTCTTCCGCGCTTGATCTCATCCGCAATCCTGCAGGCGGCCTGACTCTTGGCATCGAGCTTCCCCTCGATAACGATTGGTCGCCGGAACGCGAAGAACAGCGCGTCAGGAAAGGCCGTCCCTTTGGCGTTCCCGATCTCACCCACTATCCCGAACTTGTCCGCCAGGTCGACCGGTCCGGTTTCGCCGCCGTCTGGATGCGTGACGTGCCGGTATTCGATCCTTACAATTTCGGCGATGCCGGCTCCGTTTACGATCCCTTCGTCAATCTCGGTTTCCTCGCGGGAATTACGGAGAATGTGGCTTTGGGCACGGCGGCTATCGTCCTGCCGCTGCGCCATCCGATGATGGTCGCCAAGGCGGCGGCCTCGGTCGACCAATTGTCGGGCGGCCGCCTGATCCTCGGCGTCGCCTCCGGCGACCGTCCGGTGGAGTATCCGCTGCTCGGACTTGATTTCGAGAGCCGCGGTGAGGCGTTTCGCAGCGCCGTCTCCTATCTGCGCGATGCCTGGAAGACGGGCGGCCTGCCGCTCGGCGACGGTCGGATCGAACCAAACCTCGACCTGCTGCCGAAACCACAGCAGGCGCACATCCCGATGATCATCGCCGGTCAGGGTCGGCAGTCGCCGGACTGGATCGCTGCCAACATGGAGGGCCGGTTCGTCTATCCGAACGGGCTGGAGCGGCTCGCCGCCCAGGCCCGCGACTGGAGCGCGACCCGGAAGGGACACGGCCTGCCGCGCGGCGCCTTCATCAGCGCCTTCCATCTCGATCTTGCTGAAGACCCCGACGAGCCGGCAACGCCGCGCCGCTTCGGCGCACGCATCGGATGCAACACCTTGATCGGCCGTCTGCATGCGCTGGAAGACGCTGGCGTCGATCATCTGGCCCTTCTGTTGCGACCGTCGCGGCGGCCCCTCGATGAAGTGATCGACGAGCTGGCGCGCGACGTCCTGCCCGTTCTCAAGCCCCGATCCTCGCCAGCGAAGACCGCTGCGGAATAACCAAAGGAGTGAACTATGCATACTGTGACTGCCAATGGCGCCAGCATTCCGGCCCTCGGTTTCGGTACTTTCCGCATGCCCGGCGCCGAGGTGCTCAAGATCGTCCCGCATGCGCTCAAGGTCGGCTTCCGCCACGTGGATACCGCGCAGATCTACGGCAACGAGGCTGAGGTCGGCGACGCAATCGCGACCTCGGGCGTCGCGCGCGGCGATATCTTCCTGACCACCAAGGTCTGGGTCGAGAACTACAAGCACGACGCCTTTCACGCGTCTGTCGACGAAAGCCTGAAGAAGCTGAAGACCGACTATGTCGACCTGCTTCTTCTGCACTGGCCGAACGAGGCGGTGTCGCTCGCGGAACAGATCGGCGCGCTGAATGCGGTCAAGGAAGCTGGCAAGGTCCGCCATATCGGTGTTTCCAACTTCAACACCCACCTTATGGCCGAGTCAGTCAAGCTCTCCAAGGCGCCGATCGTCACCAACCAGATCGAGTACCATCCCTATCTGAACCAGGACATCGTCATCGCGGCGGCCAGGAAGGCCGGCATAGCGGTCACCGGTTATTACGGCATGGCCGACGGCAAGGTCTTTACCGACCCCGTCCTGAAGGACATCGCTGCCAGGCATGGCAAGTCGGTGGCGCAGATCGTCTTGCGCTGGCTGGTGCAGCAGGACGACGTCATCGCGCTGTCGAAGACGGTCGGCAAGGCCCGTGCGGCCGAAAACTTCGCGATCTTCGACTTCGCCCTGTCCGCCGATGACATGGCCGCAATCCACGGCCTTGCCAAGGCCAACGGTCGCATCGTCTCCCCAGATGGTCTCGCACCCGTCTGGGACGAGGCTGCCTGAGAAACGAAGAAGAGGAGGGGCGCTGCGCTCCTCCCGCTTTCATTTTCACCGTTACGCACTCGTTTCACATCCCAGATTGGACTTCGCAATGAGCACAGAAACCAGTTTTCCGTTTGCCGGACGAACCTTCGAAGTCGATTACGGCGATCTCGTCGCAACCAACGCCTATGCCGCCGACAAGAACAGCCTGACCTACGAAATCACCGGCGGTCCCCCGAAGGGCGCCACCGCGACAGTCGCCTTCGAATGGAAGGAGCTCGATGGCGGCAACTTTGTCATCTCATGGCAGGAGGCCGATGGCTCGACCGTGGTTCATGTCGACAATTTCGAGAAGGGCCTTTCGCTAAGCTTCTTTACGACCCCAAAATCGGATTTTTACCGGCTTTCCGGTACGTTGCGCGCGCTTGCCGTCCGGAAATGAATGTACAGCCGAGCGCGCCGTGGTGGCTGCCTTTCCAAGGCAGGATTTTGATCGAGCCCATTGCGGCCCGTCCAGCCAGACGGTTTGGCGACCTCTCGGAATTCGGGAAGCCTGCGCCTTTCTCTTCTCCGCACAGGTTAGCTACATCACGGGACAGAGCCTTCCGATCGATGGTGGCGCCCATCCCGGTTTAATATAGTCCCATAGACCCTGATATTGTTGGAGGTTGGAATATGAAAGATCAGCCGATCACCCGGCGCCCGATCACTCGCTACGTCAAGATCCCGACCGGCTATTTGATGGTGCTGCGCCAGGGCGACGCCATGTTCGCTGAACTCGAGGCCTTCATGGCGGCGGAAGACATACCGTCGGCAACTCTGGCCGGCTTCGGCTTCGCCGGGACGGTTACATTCGGATTCTTCGACTTTGCCAAGAAAGAGTACGATCCGGGTACGTTCGAGGACATGGAAATGGCGAGTATAACCGGAACGCTTGCCTGGAAGCAGGGCAGGCCGTCCGTGCATGCCCATGGTGTCGCCGCCGCGAAGGACTTCACGGCCGTGGGCGGCCATCTGCTCGCCCTCGAAGTCGGCACCGGATCGTTGGAAATCACCATCGCAGTGCATGACAAAAGACTGGAGCGTCACGTCGATCCTCGCATCGGCGCGAATATCCTGAGCCTCTGACCATGGAGAGGCTCGGCTTCGCCTTCGATCAAGGGGCCGGGGACGCCGCCGTCAGCGCATGGGCGAGGCCGCGCGGCGGTCGATAACGGCCTCGGGCCGCCCACCATCGCCTGGCCGGGACGGCGGATCGTTCCAGGATATGCCGACCAGAAAGCGCGGCATATCAGTGCTTGTTACGTCCTTTCCCAGCGGGCCTTGTTCCGTAGGATGAACTCGTCGACCGTCGTTGGCGGATGGCCCGTCATCCCGACGACGCCATCAGTTACGCAGTCCTCGCTTCCCTGTTCGATCCTTGCGTCCATCGCGGCCAGCATCTGCGCGTAACGCTCGTCCATGCCGCTGTGCCGGTATCGGCCCGCGAGCTGCTCGACGGTCAGGTTCACATGCTCGATCCGGCGTCCGAGCACCTCAGTCAGCTTAGCCGCCATGTCG contains the following coding sequences:
- a CDS encoding LLM class oxidoreductase, with product MSPSNTGRSSALDLIRNPAGGLTLGIELPLDNDWSPEREEQRVRKGRPFGVPDLTHYPELVRQVDRSGFAAVWMRDVPVFDPYNFGDAGSVYDPFVNLGFLAGITENVALGTAAIVLPLRHPMMVAKAAASVDQLSGGRLILGVASGDRPVEYPLLGLDFESRGEAFRSAVSYLRDAWKTGGLPLGDGRIEPNLDLLPKPQQAHIPMIIAGQGRQSPDWIAANMEGRFVYPNGLERLAAQARDWSATRKGHGLPRGAFISAFHLDLAEDPDEPATPRRFGARIGCNTLIGRLHALEDAGVDHLALLLRPSRRPLDEVIDELARDVLPVLKPRSSPAKTAAE
- a CDS encoding LysR substrate-binding domain-containing protein, translating into MDNRAGEMEVFVATAELQSFSAAGRRLKLSPSAVSKLVTRIEDRLGTRLMVRSTRAMKLTPEGEIYLARAQRILAEIAETEQIVAGGGRMVPRGLLRVNASVGFGERYLLPLIPAFLDLYPDVQLDVSLTDGVIGLIEERTDIAIRSGPMSDSALKARKLLESRRVIVASPAYLKTHGVPKTPQDLADHNCFSFNFRRSLNEWPFRDPGSSEVYRLPVSGNTSVNSGMIMRRLCLAGSGLGRVGQFHVQPDIDAGVLIPVLENYNPEDIELIHAVFVGHDHLAARIRAFIDFLAEHVSGERNEKSIS
- a CDS encoding MFS transporter; the protein is MPLAIFALTIAAYAIGTTEFVIVGLLPTVASDLSITLPLAGLIVSVYALGVTFGAPVLTALTGKIERKPLLLGLMALFIVGNTIAALSPSYELLLVARVLAAFAHGVFFSVGSTIAADLVPENRRASAIAMMFMGLTVAIVTGVPLGTYIGQILGWRATFWAVAALGVVAFLAIAVLLPNNLKKAPPASLLDQVRVLGSGRLLIVFAMTALGYGGTFVAFTFLAPILQEITGFSEQSVSLILVLYGVAIAIGNIAGGRIANNNPVKALIGLFILQAIVLVILTFTAVSPILAIVTLAALGFLQFGNVPGLQLYVVKLAKEHRPGAVDVASALNIAAFNLGIAIGAWLGGLVVESPLGLGATPWVGAILVTVALLLTIWSGALDRRSAPALKTA
- a CDS encoding aldo/keto reductase produces the protein MHTVTANGASIPALGFGTFRMPGAEVLKIVPHALKVGFRHVDTAQIYGNEAEVGDAIATSGVARGDIFLTTKVWVENYKHDAFHASVDESLKKLKTDYVDLLLLHWPNEAVSLAEQIGALNAVKEAGKVRHIGVSNFNTHLMAESVKLSKAPIVTNQIEYHPYLNQDIVIAAARKAGIAVTGYYGMADGKVFTDPVLKDIAARHGKSVAQIVLRWLVQQDDVIALSKTVGKARAAENFAIFDFALSADDMAAIHGLAKANGRIVSPDGLAPVWDEAA
- a CDS encoding purine-nucleoside phosphorylase; amino-acid sequence: MLRQFGAGLLGVVAASLPLALSAQEAPQHISPKVMVITMFAGEAKPWLDNERFTRKVAVPGLSKAFPEVSCTDAGLCLMTTSMGYANAASSVSALIYSGRFDLSQTYFLIAGIAGVDPADGTLGSAHWARFAVDGGLQNAIDAREMPSDWSTGYVAIGASRPGEKVELRYGSEVYRLNEELLQKAYSLTKNVELNDGDAAKAYRARYAAAPANAAPSVSICDTISMDTWWHGSKLGAAMEAWAKLITNGEANYCTTQQEDNATLTALRRGADANLLNFDRIAILRTASNFDREGSGQTPVESLTAKSGGYIPSVTNAYRVGGKFAHTIVTDWQSWNAGVPK
- a CDS encoding MoaF-related domain-containing protein, which translates into the protein MSTETSFPFAGRTFEVDYGDLVATNAYAADKNSLTYEITGGPPKGATATVAFEWKELDGGNFVISWQEADGSTVVHVDNFEKGLSLSFFTTPKSDFYRLSGTLRALAVRK
- a CDS encoding PPC domain-containing DNA-binding protein, which gives rise to MKDQPITRRPITRYVKIPTGYLMVLRQGDAMFAELEAFMAAEDIPSATLAGFGFAGTVTFGFFDFAKKEYDPGTFEDMEMASITGTLAWKQGRPSVHAHGVAAAKDFTAVGGHLLALEVGTGSLEITIAVHDKRLERHVDPRIGANILSL